A region from the Takifugu rubripes chromosome 22, fTakRub1.2, whole genome shotgun sequence genome encodes:
- the LOC115247963 gene encoding uncharacterized protein encodes MSDCGEMSHTMSDSQGKELYPATMYKCFLQQTKYMKGLDLEKYFPDKLLFIQSTSHLIKHRAASDLTNPEIFRHKKHEDPTQYCKLQRCKKSWPDSLRAMSVHKRGDDVPDHLQLELIEVTRSARRQADGSTLSDPDCASGAHSGCGRSRPNGLRGHGLYIRHTLCSGSRGCAATVEEQVQRKGEASSHGLRPGDRTRWRRSLSGDQAGCPSQGSGWSSP; translated from the exons ATGTCTGACTGTGGTGAGATGTCACACACAATGTCTGACAGCCAGGGAAAAGAGCTTTATCCTGCAACAATGTATAAATGTTTTCTCCAACAAACCAAGTacatgaaaggccttgatctggaGAAATATTTCCCTGACAAGCTCCTTTTTATTCAATCGACGAGCCACTTAATCAAACACAGAGCGGCATCGGATCTCACCAACCCAGAGATTTTTAGACACAAGAAACACGAGG ACCCAACCCAATACTGCAAACTTCAGCGCTGCAAGAAATCATGGCCAGATTCCCTCAGAGCAATGTCAGTGCACAAACGAGGAG ATGATGTTCCAGACCATTTGCAGCTGGAGCTCATTGAG GTAACCCGTAGTGCACGGAGACAGGCTGATGGCAGCACTCTGTCGGACCCGGACTGTGCTTCTGGAGCACATAGTGGCTGCGGCAGATCCAGACCTAATGGGCTCAGAGGCCATGGGCTCTATATTAGGCATACACTCTGTTCAGGCAGTCGAGGATGTGCTGCAACGGTGGAGGAACAGGTTCAGCGCAAGGGAGAGGCCTCTTCTCATGGACTACGGCCGGGGGACCGAACCAGATGGCGACGATCCCTTTCCGGAGATCAAGCTGGCTGCCCATCTCAGGGATCTGGATGGTCCTCTCCTTAG